The Rhizobium leguminosarum DNA segment CTTGCGATGGTCTGCGGCAATTCCACCGTCTGGAAGCCCTCAGAAAAGACACCTTTGACCGCACTTGCCGTGCAGGCGCTGTTTGAGAAGGCGCTGAAGCGCTTCATCGCCGAGGGCGGCACGGCACCGGCCAATCTATCGACTTTGATCATCGGCGGCCGTGAAGTCGGCGAAGTGCTGGTCGACCATCCGAAGATCCCGCTCGTTTCCGCCACCGGCTCGACGGCCATGGGCCGCGCCGTCGGTCCGCGGCTGTCGCAGCGTTTTGCCCGCGCCATTCTCGAACTCGGCGGCAACAATGCGGCGATCGTCTGCCCAAGCGCCGATCTCGACCTGACGCTGCGCGGCGTTGCCTTCTCTGCCATGGGCACGGCCGGCCAGCGCTGCACGACGCTGCGTCGTCTCTTCGTGCATGACAGCGTCTACGAGCAATTGGTGCCACGCCTGCAGAAGGCCTACGGCTCCGTCACCATCGGCAATCCGCTCGAAACCGGCACGCTGGTGGGACCACTGATCGACGGCCAGGCTTTCGAGAAGATGCAGGCAGCACTCGGCGAAGCGACATCGGCCGGCGGCAAGGTGACCGGCGGCGACCGCGTCGACAATGGTTCGACTGACGCCTTTTACGTTCGCCCGGCGCTTGTCGAAATGCCTGATCAGACCGGCCCGGTCGAGCACGAGACCTTCGCGCCGATCCTCTATGTGATGAAATATAGCGATTTCGACGAAGTAATGGCGCTGCACAATGCCGTGCCGCAGGGGCTATCGTCGTCGATCTTCACCAACGACATGCGCGAAGCCGAAACCTTCGTCTCCGCCCGCGGCTCGGATTGCGGCATCGCCAATGTCAATCTCGGGCCATCGGGCGCCGAAATCGGCGGCGCCTTCGGCGGCGAGAAGGAAACCGGCGGTGGCCGCGAATCCGGCTCGGATGCCTGGAAGGCCTATATGCGCCGCTCCACCAACACCATAAATTACGGCAGGACGCTGCCGCTTGCGCAGGGCGTCAAGTTCGACGTCGAATAAGCCGGCTGCATAGAGGCGACGCTCGAGGAGCGTCGCCTCTTTGGCCAATCGAGATTTATTCCACTGTAATATGAAACATTTAGTCAAGATATTGTGATGGCTTTTCCGGCCAGGCCAAACTTGAAATCTTCAGTCAGGAAAAATATACGCCTCTCATCGCCCGTGGAGACCTCGGGTGACATCGCCACGGAGGCCATCATGAACATTGCTCTTAGCCGTTTTTCCCTTACGCTTTCGCTTGTCGCTTCGCTTTTCTCCGCCACCGCGCTCGCCGGCAGCGCCAATGCGCAGGACGAAAGTCTCGTCGTCTACAATGCCCAGCATGAAAGCCTGGGCCGCGAATGGATCGATGCCTTTACCAAGGAGACCGGCATCAAGGTCACCATGCGGCAGGGCGGCGACATGCAATTCGCCAACCAGATCATCCAGGAAGGCGACGCCTCTCCGGCCGACGTGTTCCTGACCGAGAATTCGCCGGCGATGACGCTGGTCGATGGCGCGGGCCTCTTTGCCCCCATCGAAAAGGACACTCTGGATCAGGTTCCCGATCAATATCGCCCGGCTGACGGCATGTGGACCGGCATTGCCGCCCGCACGACCGTTTTTGCCTATGACAAGACGAAGCTCACCGAAGACAAGCTGCCGAAGTCGATGCTCGACCTTGCTGATCCGGCCTGGAAGGGTCGCTGGGGTGCGTCACCTGCCGGCGCCGATTTCCAGGCCATCGTCGCTGCGTTGCTGCAGCTCAAGGGCGAGCAGGCGACTGCCGACTGGCTGAAGGCTCTCAAGGAAAACGCCACGCCCTACAAGGGCAACAGCGTCGCCATGAAGGCCGTCAACGCAGGCGAAGTCGAAGGCGCGATCATCTATCACTATTATTGGTTCGGCGATCAGGCGAAGACCGGCGAGAACAGCAAGAATGTCGGCCTGCACTACTTCAAGAACCAGGATCCCGGTGCTTTCGTCAGCGTTTCGGGCGGTGGCATCCTGAAGTCGACACAGCACATGAAGGAAGCCCAGGCGTTCCTGAAGTTCTTGACCAGCAAGGTCGGCCAGGCGGTTCTCAAGGATGGCGACTCCTACGAATATGCCGTCGCCAAGGATGCGGCCTCCAACGACAAGCTCACTCCGCTCGCCGATCTCGACGCGCCGAAAGTCGAAGCTTCGACGCTGGACAGCAAGAAGGTCGTCGAGCTGATGACGGCCGCCGGCCTGATCTGACCTTCTGCCGCAGGCGACTTCCGGGCAAAACTATTGCTTTTGGCTCAAGAAAACCTTAGGGCATGACGAAATCCGGCAACCGCTCCTCAAAAGCGGTTGCCTTCCTTTTTCAGCGTGTAAAGGCATCGGCCTTGCTGCAGGACAACAGATTGCTCGCATCCGGCAACGCGGCGCCGGTCGCGCCGAAGGCGCGGATGGGTTTGCCGCGCCGGCCCATGCCGCACGCTTCCGTGGTGCTGCTGGCAACCATCGTCGCGATCTTCAGCCTGGTGCCGCTCGGCTTCATCGGCTGGGTCACCTATGATGTCGGCTGGGAAACGGTAAAGGCCATGGTCTTCCGGCCGCGCGTCGGCGAACTCCTCGTCAATACGGTTCTGCTGGAATCGCTGACCATTCCGCTATCGATCGCGCTTGCGGTGACGCTTGCCTGGTTGACCGAGCGGACCGACATTCCTTTCGCCCGGCTCTGGGCCTGGCTTGCGATTGCTCCGCTCGCCGTGCCTGCCTTCGTGCACAGCTATGCCTGGGTCAGC contains these protein-coding regions:
- the amaB gene encoding L-piperidine-6-carboxylate dehydrogenase; the encoded protein is MNIAVLDLATETAKLLAELGVDAGRYHGGTLSVSSPVTGKEIGKLREHSVAETKAAIEEAHKAFLEWRAVPAPKRGELVRLLGEELRAAKAALGRLVSIEVGKITSEGLGEVQEMIDICDFAVGLSRQLYGLTIATERSEHRMMESWHPLGVIGIISAFNFPVAVWSWNAALAMVCGNSTVWKPSEKTPLTALAVQALFEKALKRFIAEGGTAPANLSTLIIGGREVGEVLVDHPKIPLVSATGSTAMGRAVGPRLSQRFARAILELGGNNAAIVCPSADLDLTLRGVAFSAMGTAGQRCTTLRRLFVHDSVYEQLVPRLQKAYGSVTIGNPLETGTLVGPLIDGQAFEKMQAALGEATSAGGKVTGGDRVDNGSTDAFYVRPALVEMPDQTGPVEHETFAPILYVMKYSDFDEVMALHNAVPQGLSSSIFTNDMREAETFVSARGSDCGIANVNLGPSGAEIGGAFGGEKETGGGRESGSDAWKAYMRRSTNTINYGRTLPLAQGVKFDVE
- a CDS encoding iron ABC transporter substrate-binding protein — protein: MNIALSRFSLTLSLVASLFSATALAGSANAQDESLVVYNAQHESLGREWIDAFTKETGIKVTMRQGGDMQFANQIIQEGDASPADVFLTENSPAMTLVDGAGLFAPIEKDTLDQVPDQYRPADGMWTGIAARTTVFAYDKTKLTEDKLPKSMLDLADPAWKGRWGASPAGADFQAIVAALLQLKGEQATADWLKALKENATPYKGNSVAMKAVNAGEVEGAIIYHYYWFGDQAKTGENSKNVGLHYFKNQDPGAFVSVSGGGILKSTQHMKEAQAFLKFLTSKVGQAVLKDGDSYEYAVAKDAASNDKLTPLADLDAPKVEASTLDSKKVVELMTAAGLI